The sequence below is a genomic window from Armatimonadota bacterium.
GCGGCTGGAAAAGGCACGCGCATGAAGTCCGATCTTCCGAAGTGTCTGCACCAGGTTTGCGGCGTTCCGATGGTCAAATTGGTGGCCGATTCACTCCAAGCCGCGGGCGCGGACGAAATCGTGATCGTGGTTGGACACGGCGGAGAAGAGATCGTCAAGAGCCTTGGCACCGGCTATCAGTACGCTTGGCAACGCGAACAGCACGGCACCGGTCACGCGGTTCAATGCGCTCTAGCCGAAGTTGGACCGATCGACGGAACGGTTATGATCGTCTGCGGCGACACACCGCTCATTTCTTCCGAATACTTCCGCGAGTTTCTGTGTGGGCACATCAACTCCGAACGGGTTTGTTCGCTTTCGGTGGCGAAGCTGCCGGATGCTCACGGCTATGGACGGGTTGAGATTTCGGGCGGCGATGCAAAGCGGATCATCGAGCAAAAGGACGCCAATGACGCCGAGAAGCAAATCAGCACGGCCAATGCGGGGATGTACTGCGTAGAAGGCCCGGCTTTGTCCGAAGCGCTGGCGACCCTAAAGAACGACAATGCCCAGGGCGAGTACTACCTGACCGATATTGTCGCCTACTTTGACGCGACCAACCGACCCGTCAATGCTTTTATTTCTAAGGACCCGGCGATCCTGATGGGGGTTAATGACCGGAAGCAGCTCGCGGAAGCCAACGGCATCCTTCGCAAATCGATCCTTGAAAAGCATATGCTGGCGGGAGTCACGATCGTCGATCCGAATAACACGTACATTGGCCCCTACGTTCAGATCGAGCAGGATACGATCATCGAGCCGGGAACGCATCTGATCGGCGATACGAAGATTGGCTCGAAGACAACCATCGGCCCTAACACTCGCCTGGTGAATGTTCAGGTCGGCAGTGGGACATTGATCTTTTTGAGCAACGCCGACACCGCCGTGATCGGGTCGGATGTGAAGATCGGTCCCTACGCGAACATCCGTCCGAAGAGTACACTGGAGGACGGCGTGCGAATCGGCAACTTCGTCGAAATCAATCGCTCCACCCTCCACGAGGGCGTCAAAGCTAGCCACCTTACGTACATCGGCGACGCCGAAATTGGTGCGGAAACCAATATCGGCGCGGGAACGATCACGTGCAATTTTGACGGATTCATCAAGAGTCGAACCCAAATCGGGTCCGACGCGTTCATTGGTTCGAACTCGACCCTGGTTGCCCCGGTTGTAATCGGGGACGGAGTCATTGTTGCCGCCGGCAGCGTCATCACCCAAGACGTTCCGGCTGGGAGCGGAGCGTTCGGTAGAGCGCGCCAGGAGAATAAGGAAGGGTGGGCCGCAAGGTGGCGGGAGAAAAAAAGGAATGGTTGAACAAGCGCTAATGACTACTTCCAGCGAAACATTTACGAACGGGTTGAAGCTCTTTGCCGGGAACGCAAACCCGACGCTGGCCGCCCGGGTTGCCGCCGAACTCGGAGTCGAACTCGGAAATCTCCGGGCCTCCAAGTTCGCCGACGGTGAGATTCGAATCGAGATTCAGGAGTCCGCCCGTGGCGCCGACGTCTTTATTCTCCAACCCACCTGTGCACCCACGAACGACAACTTGATGGAGTTGTTCATCCTCCTTGATGCCTTCCGCCGAGCCTCGGCCAAGCGCATCACGGTCGTGATGCCGTACTACGGCTACGCTCGGCAGGACAAGAAGATTAAGCCGCGTGAGCCGATCACGGCCCGCTTGGTGGCAGACATGGTGGAAATGTGCGGCGCGAATCGCGTGGTCACGCTCGATCTTCACGCCGACCAGATTCAGGGTTTCTTCAACATTCCAGTCGATCACCTGTACGGCGGTCCGATCCTCGGCGAATACTTCATCCAGAACGGCCTGAAAGGACGCCCCGACGTCTGCGTTGTGGCACCCGACGTCGGCGGTGTTGGCCGAGCCAAGAAACTGGCCGACATGCTTGAGTGTCCGTTCATCGTTATCGCCAAGCGGCGTCCGGCTCCGAACACGGTCGAAGTCGTGGAGATTGTGGGTGATTTCACGGGTAAGCGCTGCGTGATGATCGATGACATGATCGACACCGGCGGTTCCATTGCCAGCGGCGCGCAGGCTCTGCTGGACCGGGGGGCAAAAGAGATCATCGCCTGCTGTACCCACGCGATTCTGAGCGATCCGGCCTGCGAGCGACTGCAGAATAGCTGTATCAGCGAAGTGGTGGTGCTCGACACGGTGTACTTGCCCAAAGACAAAGAATTTCCCAAACTGACCGTTTTGAGCGCGGCCCCGCTCATCGCCAGCGCGATCAAGCGCATCCACAACGATGAGTCGGTCAGCGAGCTATTCGGTCCTTGGGGATAACGACAACGGATTAAGACACGTGAGCGATGGGGAGGGGAAACAAGCCGAAATGACTTGGGTGCTGAAGCGTTCTGTAACGGACCCGGATAAGTTCGACAAGCTCAAGATGATCTATGGCTTGGCGATTCTTTTTGCAATTATCGCGGCTTTTGCAACAAAAAACCTGGTCTTGCCCGTCGTCTGTTTGGTGGTGCTGGTCGCTTCTACATATGAGTTTTTCGGGGGTCGTAAGTTTGCCCTCACTCAGACTGTCGCCAAGTCGGGTCCCAACGAGATCGCTTGGGGTGCCGTTCGCTCGGTTCACGTCCGAAGCGAAGAGATTTACCTTTCCCCTTTTAGCAAGGAATCGAAGCTCGATGCATTTCGAGGGGTCAAATTAAGCATTCAGAACGTCTCAAAGGAAAACGTTTTGGAATTCATACGGGAGCACGTCGGTCAAGATGTTCAATTTTTGGGAGAATGATCTGACCGCCGAAGAGACGGACAAGCTGCTGGGCAAGTGCGCGGCAGAGATTCGTCGTCGCAAATTGGAGGCTCCTGCTATCGCTTTCCTGGAGATGCACAAGCCCATCGCGAATGTCTTCGCGCACGCCGGTCTGGCCACTGCTCCCTTCCTGGTGCCCCTCTTCGGCTTCGATTTCATTAATGACTATAGCAATTTGCTTCAAAAGCGGGATAATGTCGAACGGCTTATCTGCATGCTGGAGGAGCCGCCGGATCCAGAGACGCCGGAGGCGTCTGAGTCCGGCAAAACAACGGAGGAGGAATTATGCCAGACAAAATATGGAGCAACGCAAGCACCGCCCTAGGCGC
It includes:
- the glmU gene encoding UDP-N-acetylglucosamine diphosphorylase/glucosamine-1-phosphate N-acetyltransferase is translated as MSKRRVTGLILAAGKGTRMKSDLPKCLHQVCGVPMVKLVADSLQAAGADEIVIVVGHGGEEIVKSLGTGYQYAWQREQHGTGHAVQCALAEVGPIDGTVMIVCGDTPLISSEYFREFLCGHINSERVCSLSVAKLPDAHGYGRVEISGGDAKRIIEQKDANDAEKQISTANAGMYCVEGPALSEALATLKNDNAQGEYYLTDIVAYFDATNRPVNAFISKDPAILMGVNDRKQLAEANGILRKSILEKHMLAGVTIVDPNNTYIGPYVQIEQDTIIEPGTHLIGDTKIGSKTTIGPNTRLVNVQVGSGTLIFLSNADTAVIGSDVKIGPYANIRPKSTLEDGVRIGNFVEINRSTLHEGVKASHLTYIGDAEIGAETNIGAGTITCNFDGFIKSRTQIGSDAFIGSNSTLVAPVVIGDGVIVAAGSVITQDVPAGSGAFGRARQENKEGWAARWREKKRNG
- the prs gene encoding ribose-phosphate diphosphokinase, with amino-acid sequence MTTSSETFTNGLKLFAGNANPTLAARVAAELGVELGNLRASKFADGEIRIEIQESARGADVFILQPTCAPTNDNLMELFILLDAFRRASAKRITVVMPYYGYARQDKKIKPREPITARLVADMVEMCGANRVVTLDLHADQIQGFFNIPVDHLYGGPILGEYFIQNGLKGRPDVCVVAPDVGGVGRAKKLADMLECPFIVIAKRRPAPNTVEVVEIVGDFTGKRCVMIDDMIDTGGSIASGAQALLDRGAKEIIACCTHAILSDPACERLQNSCISEVVVLDTVYLPKDKEFPKLTVLSAAPLIASAIKRIHNDESVSELFGPWG